From the Argentina anserina chromosome 3, drPotAnse1.1, whole genome shotgun sequence genome, the window TTATGTCTATGCGAAGTTCTATAACGAAAATGGCTGTACAAGGCCATTAATACTGAATACAACACTTTGAATATTTGATCATGCAAAAGTTGATACTTTTTATGCAATTTTAGCCCTTTATGATATTGAGGCTAAGAATGAACTATAAGAGAgaacaaattaagaaaattcaaCAAATTTATAGAACTTGACATTTATGATATTAGTTAAATTATCCGTTAAATTACACGAGTAAAAAATACACTTATGTTATACATGTTTTATGAACTACTTTATTCAATTAATTGAGGATCCTTAAGGCGTAATGGTTGAATACATGATGATGTGTCATTGTGCCTTACTAATTAATGATCCAGTGTTAGTAAATCCCCTCTAATCCAAAATTTTTGTCAAAATTCACTGTCATAATCCAACATCATAATCACTATAAGATTCCCAAAAGAGAGTATAATACGCAACTGTGAAGTACCACGTAACTTACCATATAGATTACAGGCATATACTGTGGATAAGAATTCAACAAAATAAGCAACCCAATTGGTTAATTTAATTTGCAAAAACTTAATCCAAAACAAAAGCAGAGAGGATAACCAAggatttattaatttaaatccaccaccaccatcatcataaCCCCAAATCCTAAAACTCCctctttctcaatcattctcttctcttttttagtttttattctCTCCCTCTTGTCCAATCATcaccactctctctctctctctctaaaaagCTCCAAATTGGTttatagagagagaaagtgtcAGGAGTTGCATGAAGccctgcttcttcttctgtcaGAGTTGAGTCTGCGATCGTCTTAACACTGTGACACAAGCTCTGAGGTAATTCCCACAGAGTTGTATCAATTTTTTGTCTTCTGCAACTTTGATCAAATGGGTTTTCAGAGTTGAGTTGTGGGAGTTGAGTTTGAGTGTTTGATTTGGTTGATTGCGTGAAAAGGTTTGAGCTTTTTTAAGTTTGATCAAATGGGTTGTTTGTGGTGATTATGTTGCTGCTTGTTTTGTTTGCTATTTGTTCATATTGAGTATTTGATTTTCTTGAGGTTGTGTAAATATGGAAAATAGGATTAAAAGTTTTCAGCTTTTTTATGTGGGGAGAGTTCATATGCATGATTCCTGGACAAAGAACTAACAGCTCTAATCACTAATATGCGTCTATgagaatttttcttctttgcttTTGAGTCTGTTCATTAATCATGGTTCTTTTGGTTGACCATATTGGTGTTCATGCTGGTTGTGTTGCTCATGGCTGTAAATTGATGCAAATTTATTGAGAATAGACAGCTACCTTCCTAACAATTTTCTGGAAATTGCATATGCATTGCATTTTAATGTTGGGATCGCTTAGGTCTCAGtaatgttcttttttttttgttcctttCAGTCATAAGATCTAAGAATTCGGTTTCTTTTCTACAAAACCCTTGAACCTTCAATCGGGGTGCTTACTTCTACTTGTGTCTTTTCTGGTGACAAGTTTGCACCTGTTCTGTATATAGCTTGAAATAGAGGTTTGATTATGTTTGATTCCTTGCAACTTTGTGTAGCCACTGTGTAGCTTAAATAAAGGTTTGACATTTATGCTTCATGCCAACATGCTATAACTCAGCTGGATTTGGTTTGAAGCAGATAATGAGCTTTTTGTTTATGCAGCATGCCTTCTCATTCTGAATGTAGCATCTGTCTACTCTTGCCTTTCTAGTGATGGCACAAGCCCACACAGTGTATATCTATATAATTTATGTATATAAACCTCTGATATTCTAGTACTCTGTTGTCATTTTTCCTGTTCCTCTTCTATTTATGTTGCCATAACTAGAAGTAACCCTCATGTGGCGTTCATTGCAGGCAGAGACCAGATGCGATGAGTCAGCCTTGGAACCTCTCATCTTTTGGTAATTCTCAATATTCTGTATCATATTTGCAACAGACTTTATCCCTGTTTGTTTTCTGGTTGACATGTCTATAAACTTGGTTTTGTAGATTCTACTAAATCTCACATGGTGGGTGGAGGAGCATGGGGGATTTTATCTGGGTCCGATCCCCACCACGCCTCCAGCGATGCAACTCTTTTCTCAAGCTCATTACCCGTACTTCCACATCCAAAGTGTATGTCTGAGCCATTTTGTTAAGACTTTCTTCGTCAAGTTTAGTATAAATGCTAAGTTATATGTATTATCGCAGTGAACTTGAATGATGTGGAATATGGCCGCCAATCTATTGATGATCTTTCACCTGGCTTAAAGAAATACCATCAAAATATGGAGGGTAATGATCCAATCGATGATATTGAAACTCCTGCAGTTGATAGCTTGCTTCCTGGGGACGAGGAGGAGCTTTTAGCTGGCATAGCAGATGATCTTGACCTCAGTGGGTTGCCTGGGTCCCTGGAAGACTTGGAGGAGTATGATCTCTTTGGTAGTGGAGGTGGCATGGAATTGGAAACTGATCCACAGGATAGTCTGAGAATTGGCATTTCAAGAGTTAGTTTATCTGATGGTTCTATGGGGAATGGGATGCTTAATGCTTCCCATACAAATGGCACAGGAACTATTGCTGGAGAACATCCATATGGCGAGCATCCCTCTAGAACACTATTTGTGCGAAATATCAACAGTAATGTTGACGATTCAGAACTAAGAGCGCTTTTTGAGGTAATTCAAATAAGGACGCTTTATTGCAGTTATACTCTTATAGTTTGTTTATTTGATCTGAGATGGCTTTGGTTCCCATAAGTACTTTGCAACTCTGCTGATATGTTGCATATCCTTTCTGAATATATTGACAATATAGTAAAATTATTACTATATTTGTATATCATAGAGCACCTGTATGGGAATTAAAGaggtctttttttttgttgttgagaaAGCGGAATTTAAAGAGGGCTGTACAACCAGTCAAACAAAATTGTTTCACACATGTATACAAAGTTGTTGCTTGGAAGTTTCTACAAATAACTGAGAAGTTTATCCCATTAATTATTATGCCTTGCTATAGGTATGAACCTAAGGTCTTAGAGTCTAGTTGAGAAATGTTACACTGACTGAGCATAtaattgatttttattttctttaatagATTTGATGTGACGTTACTGACTTGTATTTTAATTTAATCGTAGCAATATGGCGATATTCGAACACTGTACACTGCTTGTAAACATAGAGGCTTTGTGATGATATCTTATTATGATATTCGTGCTGCTCGAACTGCTATGCGTATGTTACAAAACAAGCCGCTGCGACGGAGGAAACTTGACATCCATTTTTCAATACCGAAggtaaacggctttctggtttTTACAAGAAATTTCTTGACACACTGTAATGACTTTCTaaacttttcattttctttgtctGCACCAGGATAACCCATCAGAAAAGGACGTCAATCAAGGGACCTTGGTAGTTTTTAATTTGGATCCATCAGTTTCAAATGAAGACCTCCTTCAAATATTTGGGGCTTATGGTGAAGTCAAAGAGGTGATATATTTACCTTCTTCAACCCCCAcccataagaaaaaaatataaaattcgTCTTCTTTCCCTTTTTTGTTATTACAAATCTGAAGGTGATAAGCACCatttctgttttttctttGACAAAGCAGATAAGGGAAACACCACATAAGAGACACCACAAATTTATTGAGTACTATGATGTCAGGGCTGCAGAAGCAGCACTTAAGTCCTTAAATCGGAGTGACATAGCTGGTAAACGCATAAAGTTGGAACCCAGTCGCCCTGGAGGAGCTCGTCGAAAGTGCGTATGTGTACTTGATAATATGATGCATAGagctatatattttttaataaaataacTTTATGATACGAATTTTCTTTAATGGGTACTGAAGCTTGTTTGATTGacaatttctgtttttttgtAAGAATTTATGTTCCTCTTATTCATGTTTCAAACATGTCTTTCTGAGAACTATTTCCAGTCATATATTTCACATAACTGTTTTTGGCGCATTAATCGTATGGTTGCGAACACCATCTTAAATGAAGGTTGTTTAATCTAGAGTTCTTTTTGTTTATCTTGTAGTTTGTTATTTCTTGGTTATCCCATTTTGAGCTCTGGACTGCCCAAACCCCCTTTTTTGCtctatttaattaattaattatttattttatccaTGTTTTATTTCTAAAATCTTGTTCGATTTCTTGGGGGCTAATCTGTTGAATTGTACTCTATCCCTTTTAGCTTGATGTTGCAACTGAATCAAGACCCTGAACAAGATGAATCTCGGAATTATCTACATCCAGTGGGTTCACCTGTAACCAACTCTCCTCCAGGTAAAATTTCAGACAATTTGGACATGTATGCCTGAATCAAGAAATGATTTGCATAGTGTTTTGATATTACATGTTTCTTACAAAATGAGGTCAATGCAACCTTCCTAACAGGTAGCTGGCTGCAGTTCAACAGCCCCACTGAACATAGTCCTATGTACAACATTTCTAAATCCCCTGGTTTCAGGACCATGAGTTCATCAAACAGCAACTATTTGCCTGGACTAGCATCAATTTTGCATCCCCAAGTATCAAACACTCTGAAAGTGGCACCTATTGGTAGCCAAGGAAGGGGTGACATTTCAAATCATATCTTTACAAACACAAACTCACCACAGGGATCTGCATTTCAACAGTCACATTCATTGCCAGAACCAAACTTAAGCCTTTTCCATGGAACATTGCACTCCTCCGGACCTTCAACTTCTAGTGGATCATCAGCTGTGGAAACATTATCAGGTCCACAATTTCTTTGGGGAAGTCCAACTCTTGAAAAAACCAATTCTTCTGTTTGGCCTAAAAAAGCTGTGGGACATCAACTTGCATCGAATGGGAAGGGTCATACTCATCCATTCCCAGGTTCTCATAACTCTTTCCTCAGCTCATCCCCTCACCATCATCATGTTGGATCTGCTCCATCTGGCATTCCATTTGATAGGCACTTCAGTTATGTCCCAGAGTCCCCGGAAACATCATTTTTGAGTCCTGCTGCATATGGAGGCATAGGTTTAGGCCCCAGTGGTGGAAATTTGAGATTTAATAGGGGCACTCATACTGCTACAAATGTTGGGTTTTCCATACCTGGAAGTGTGCCTGAAAGTAGTTCCTCCAGTTTCAAAATGATGTCCTCACCGAAGCTTAGTCCCATGTTTTTAGGTAATGGGCCATACAT encodes:
- the LOC126788588 gene encoding protein MEI2-like 5 — translated: MSQPWNLSSFDSTKSHMVGGGAWGILSGSDPHHASSDATLFSSSLPVLPHPKLNLNDVEYGRQSIDDLSPGLKKYHQNMEGNDPIDDIETPAVDSLLPGDEEELLAGIADDLDLSGLPGSLEDLEEYDLFGSGGGMELETDPQDSLRIGISRVSLSDGSMGNGMLNASHTNGTGTIAGEHPYGEHPSRTLFVRNINSNVDDSELRALFEQYGDIRTLYTACKHRGFVMISYYDIRAARTAMRMLQNKPLRRRKLDIHFSIPKDNPSEKDVNQGTLVVFNLDPSVSNEDLLQIFGAYGEVKEIRETPHKRHHKFIEYYDVRAAEAALKSLNRSDIAGKRIKLEPSRPGGARRNLMLQLNQDPEQDESRNYLHPVGSPVTNSPPGSWLQFNSPTEHSPMYNISKSPGFRTMSSSNSNYLPGLASILHPQVSNTLKVAPIGSQGRGDISNHIFTNTNSPQGSAFQQSHSLPEPNLSLFHGTLHSSGPSTSSGSSAVETLSGPQFLWGSPTLEKTNSSVWPKKAVGHQLASNGKGHTHPFPGSHNSFLSSSPHHHHVGSAPSGIPFDRHFSYVPESPETSFLSPAAYGGIGLGPSGGNLRFNRGTHTATNVGFSIPGSVPESSSSSFKMMSSPKLSPMFLGNGPYMGPTPTSIDGLTDRGRSRRAENNGNQIDSKRQFQLDLDKIISGVDTRTTLMIKNIPNKYTSKMLLAAIDENHKGTYDFLYLPIDFKNKCNVGYAFINMLSPSHIIPFYQAFNGKKWEKFNSEKVASLAYGRIQGKAALVTHFQNSSLMNEDKRCRPILFISESSEAGDQIILEHLPSCNLNIQLSQPKESDAGSSGSPECGMSDENKS